From the Cryptomeria japonica chromosome 2, Sugi_1.0, whole genome shotgun sequence genome, one window contains:
- the LOC131865742 gene encoding uncharacterized protein LOC131865742, with product MDKRSAQGEDFVVTMKEIHEQVKTSLQQSANKYKLRANVKRRDVQFKVGDLVMAYLRKEKLPKGQPSKLLMKKIGPLWVIHKFGNNAHEVELLAYLGVSPIFNVCDLAAFKGSLTDATPDSSLEEEDVEWMKDLPPSKPLELECILDSKGIKQTMKGVYKDYLVKWKGLPESGATWMSESDILKHGTTINRFATQGT from the coding sequence ATGGACAAACGGAGTGCCCAAGGAGAAGATTTTGTTgtcaccatgaaggagattcatgaacaaGTTAAGACTTCACTTCAACAAAGTGCTAATAAATATAAACTCAGAGCAAATGTTAAGAGGAGAGATGTTCAATTCAAAGTAGGGGATTTGGTGATGGCTTACCTAAGGAAAGAAAAGTTACCCAAAGGCCAACCTTCTaaactactcatgaagaagataggtcccctCTGGGTGATTCATAAGTTTGGAAACAATGCACATGAAGTTGAACTTCTAGCATACTTGGGagtatctcccatcttcaatgtatgtgatttggcAGCCTTCAAAGGATCCTTGACAGATGCAACAcctgattcatctcttgaggaagAGGATGTAGAGTGGATGAAGGATCTACCACCTAGCAAGCCATTGGAGTTGGAGTGCATTCTTGACTCCAAAGGGATCAAACAAACAATGAAAGGTGTGTACAAAGACTATCTGGTCAAATGGAAGGGGCTTCCTGAATCTGGAGCTACttggatgagtgaaagtgatattctCAAGCATGGAACTACAATCAACCGATtcgcaactcaagggacttga